One Xiphophorus maculatus strain JP 163 A chromosome 10, X_maculatus-5.0-male, whole genome shotgun sequence genomic region harbors:
- the LOC102235446 gene encoding aconitate hydratase, mitochondrial, whose translation MATYCLTVARLQLVLGHGARRLHVSAAYRAKAKVAMSRFEPTSFINYDKLHSNVEIVRKRLNRPLTLSEKIVYGHLDDPHHQEIDRGRTYLRLRPDRVAMQDATAQMAMLQFISSGLPRVAVPSTIHCDHLIEAQTGGVKDLARAKEVNHEVYNFLSSAGAKYGVGFWKPGSGIIHQIILENYAYPGVMLIGTDSHTPNGGGLGAICIGVGGADAVDVMAGIPWELKCPKVIGVRLTGTLSGWTSPKDVILKVAGILTVKGGTGAIVEYHGPGVDSISCTGMATICNMGAEIGATTSVFPYNHRMRTYLEKTGRGEIAAVADQYKDLLVPDEGCEYDQIIELNLDELRPHINGPFTPDLAHPVSEVGAVAKKNGWPLEVKVGLIGSCTNSSYEDMGRAASLAKQALDKGLKCKAQFTVTPGSEQIRATIERDGYSKILSDVGGVVLANACGPCIGQWDRRDVKKGEKNTIVTSFNRNFTARNDANPATHAFVTSPEIVTALAIAGTLDFNPETDYLTTPTGEKFKLVPPTGDELPARDFDPGQDTYQHPPSDGTSLTVDVSPQSNRLQLLEPFDKWSGSDLENMVVLIKVKGKCTTDHISAAGPWLKFRGHLDNISNNMLIGAVNSENDGINKIKNHLTGEYGGVPDVARHYKANGVSWVVVGDDNYGEGSSREHAALEPRHLGGRAIIVKSFARIHETNLKKQGLLPLTFSNPSDYDKIRPDDKISIKGLKSFAPGKPLTAVVTHSDGSQETLELNHSFNETQIEWFQAGSALNRMKELQH comes from the exons ATGGCAACCTACTGTCTAACTGTGGCCCGGCTCCAG cTGGTCCTGGGTCATGGTGCACGGCGCCTGCATGTATCGGCTGCTTACAGAGCCAAGGCCAAAGTGGCCATGAGCCGCTTTGAGCCCACTTCCTTTATCAACTATGACAAGCTCCATAGCAACGTTGAAATTGTCCGAAAAAG GCTCAACCGTCCTCTCACTCTGTCAGAGAAGATCGTGTACGGCCACCTGGACGACCCCCACCACCAGGAGATCGACCGCGGTCGCACCTACCTGCGGCTGCGTCCCGACCGCGTGGCCATGCAGGACGCCACGGCCCAGATGGCCATGCTGCAGTTCATCAGCAGCGGCCTGCCGAGGGTGGCCGTGCCCTCCACCATCCACTGCGATCACCTGATCGAGGCCCAGACCGGCGGAGTCAAGGATTTGGCCAGGGCAAAG GAAGTGAACCACGAAGTCTACAACTTCCTGTCCAGTGCTGGAGCAAAATATGGAGTGGGCTTTTGGAAACCTGGCTCCGGAATCATCCATCAG ATCATCCTGGAGAACTACGCCTACCCAGGAGTGATGCTTATCGGCACAGATTCCCACACGCCAAACGGTGGCGGGCTTGGCGCCATCTGCATTGGAGTGGGCGGAGCCGACGCTGTAGACGTCATGGCTGGAATCCCCTGGGAACTCAAATGTCCCAAG GTGATCGGCGTGCGGCTGACCGGCACCCTGTCCGGCTGGACGTCTCCCAAAGACGTCATCCTGAAGGTGGCGGGCATCCTGACAGTCAAGGGAGGCACCGGCGCCATCGTGGAGTACCACGGACCGGGAGTCGACTCCATTTCCTGCACTG GAATGGCCACCATTTGCAACATGGGAGCAGAAATTGGAGCAACAACCTCCGTGTTTCCATACAACCACCGCATGAGGACCTACCTGGAGAAAACCGGCCGAGGAG AGATCGCTGCTGTGGCTGATCAGTACAAGGACTTGTTGGTACCAGATGAAGGCTGCGAGTACGACCAGATCATCGAACTCAATTTGGACGAG CTCAGGCCTCACATCAACGGACCGTTCACCCCTGACCTGGCGCACCCCGTCTCCGAGGTCGGCGCCGTGGCCAAGAAGAACGGCTGGCCGCTGGAGGTCAAAGTCG GTCTGATCGGCAGCTGCACCAACTCCAGCTACGAGGACATGGGCCGGGCCGCCTCCCTGGCCAAACAGGCCCTGGACAAAGGCCTGAAGTGCAAAGCTCAGTTCACCGTCACCCCTGGCTCCGAGCAGATCCGGGCCACCATCGAAAGAGACGGATAT TCAAAGATCCTCAGCGATGTTGGAGGTGTAGTTCTTGCCAATGCATGTGGACCCTGCATTGGACAGTGGGACAG GCGGGATGTGAAGAAGGGAGAGAAGAACACCATCGTTACGTCCTTCAACAGGAACTTCACCGCCAGGAACGACGCCAACCCTGCAACTCATGCGTTTGTCACCTCTCCTGAG ATCGTCACTGCCCTCGCCATCGCTGGGACGCTGGACTTCAACCCAGAGACAGATTACCTCACAACCCCCACGGGAGAGAAGTTCAAGCTGGTGCCCCCCACCGGAGACGAATTACCGGCCAGGGACTTCGACCCAGGGCAGGATACCTATCAGCACCCTCCCAGCGACGGCACCAGCCTCACGGTGGACGTCAGTCCTCAGAGTAAccggctgcagctgctggagcctTTTGACAAGTGGAGCGGAAGTGATCTGGAAAACATGGTGGTCCTCATCAAG GTAAAGGGGAAATGCACCACAGACCACATCAGCGCTGCAGGACCCTGGCTGAAGTTCCGCGGCCACCTGGATAACATCTCCAACAACATGCTGATCGGTGCCGTCAACAGCGAGAACGACGGCATCAACAAGATCAAGAACCACCTGACGGGAGAGTACGGAGGAGTCCCTGATGTGGCCCGACACTACAAG GCCAACGGCGTGTCGTGGGTCGTGGTTGGAGATGATAACTACGGCGAGGGCTCCAGCAGAGAACATGCAGCTCTGGAGCCCAGGCATCTGGGTGGAAGAGCCATTATTGTCAAGAGCTTTGCCAGAATCCACG AAACAAACCTGAAGAAGCAGGGCCTGCTTCCCCTCACCTTTAGCAACCCATCCGACTACGACAAAATCCGCCCCGACGACAAGATCTCCATCAAGGGACTGAAATCCTTTGCACCAGGAAAG CCCCTGACAGCGGTCGTGACGCACAGCGACGGCAGCCAGGAGACGCTGGAGCTCAACCACAGCTTCAACGAGACCCAGATCGAGTGGTTCCAGGCAGGCTCGGCCCTGAACAGGATGAAGGAGCTGCAGCACTGA
- the phf5a gene encoding PHD finger-like domain-containing protein 5A, with translation MAKHHPDLIFCRKQAGVAIGRLCEKCDGKCVICDSYVRPCTLVRICDECNYGSYQGRCVICGGPGVSDAYYCKECTIQEKDRDGCPKIVNLGSSKTDLFYERKKYGFKKR, from the exons ATGGCCAAGCATCATCCAGATTTGATTTTTTGTCGAAAACAAGCCGGTGTCG CTATCGGGAGACTTTGCGAGAAAT GTGATGGGAAGTGTGTGATCTGTGATTCCTACGTGAGGCCGTGCACGCTTGTGCGTATTTGTGACGAGTGTAACTACGGCTCCTACCAGGGCCGCTGCGTGATCTGCGGAGGCCCTGGCGTGTCTGACGCTTACTACTGCAAAGAGTGCACCATCCAGGAGAAAGAC CGAGATGGCTGTCCTAAGATTGTGAACTTGGGCAGCTCTAAAACAGATCTGTTTTATGAAAGGAAGAAGTACGGCTTCAAGAAGAGGTGA
- the LOC102234573 gene encoding thyrotroph embryonic factor isoform X1 produces MSVEPIHVKLETAGEPPSSFPVVLKKIMEMPPPNILDGDDDTDKEKLDLEGCADLAGGGSDMGPSAALTPAIWDKTIPYDGESFHLEYMDLEEFLMENGIPTSPDSATLKGEPEVSVAATEKVKSKPVTLLPITELDRCEEEVVIITKSDSDITCDVSTEVTTSQDRATPEPIDPEEIEVNVNYEPDPTDLVLSSVPGGELFDPRKHKFSEEELKPQPMIKKAKKVFVPEEQKDEKYWQRRKKNNMAAKRSRDARRLKENQITVRAAFLERENAALRQEVAELRKDCSRYKNVVGRYESKYGAIAPPDDE; encoded by the exons ATGTCGGTGGAGCCGATTCACGTAAAGCTGGAAACAGCCGGAGAGCCTCCCAGCTCGTTCCCGGTGGTTCTGAAGAAAATAATGGAAATGCCCCCACCGAATATTCTGGACGGGGACGACG ACACGGATAAAGAGAAGTTGGATCTGGAAGGCTGTGCCGACCTGGCCGGAGGGGGAAGCGACATGGGGCCTTCGGCCGCGCTGACCCCTGCTATCTGGGATAAAACCATTCCCTACGACGGCGAGAGCTTCCACCTGGAGTACATGGACCTGGAGGAATTCCTCATGGAGAACGGCATCCCGACGTCGCCCGACAGCGCCACTTTAAAGGGAGAACCAGAAGTGAGCGTGGCTGCAACTGAGAAAGTAAAGAGCAAGCCTGTGACCCTGCTGCCCATTACGGAGCTGGACAGGTGCGAGGAGGAAGTGGTGATCATCACAAAGAGTGATTCGGACATTACCTGCGACGTCAGCACAG AGGTGACCACCTCGCAGGACAGGGCGACTCCGGAGCCCATCGACCCAGAAGAAATCGAAGTGAACGTCAACTACGAGCCGGACCCCACAGACCTGGTCCTGTCGAGCGTTCCCGGAGGTGAACTGTTCGACCCGCGCAAACACAAGTTCAGTGAGGAGGAACTCAAGCCGCAGCCCATGATCAAAAAGGCCAAGAAGGTGTTTGTCCCTGAAGAACAGAAG GACGAGAAGTACtggcagaggaggaagaagaacaaCATGGCCGCCAAACGTTCGCGAGACGCCCGCAGACTGAAGGAGAACCAGATCACGGTCCGAGCGGCGTTCCTGGAGCGCGAGAACGCGGCGCTGCGGCAGGAGGTGGCCGAGCTGCGGAAGGACTGCAGCCGATACAAGAACGTCGTGGGTCGCTACGAATCCAAATACGGAGCAAT TGCACCACCAGATGACGAGTAG
- the LOC102234573 gene encoding thyrotroph embryonic factor isoform X2, producing the protein MSTEIPEIFRALLEHPFTLPNFDDNDTDKEKLDLEGCADLAGGGSDMGPSAALTPAIWDKTIPYDGESFHLEYMDLEEFLMENGIPTSPDSATLKGEPEVSVAATEKVKSKPVTLLPITELDRCEEEVVIITKSDSDITCDVSTEVTTSQDRATPEPIDPEEIEVNVNYEPDPTDLVLSSVPGGELFDPRKHKFSEEELKPQPMIKKAKKVFVPEEQKDEKYWQRRKKNNMAAKRSRDARRLKENQITVRAAFLERENAALRQEVAELRKDCSRYKNVVGRYESKYGAIAPPDDE; encoded by the exons atgagtaCAGAAATCCCCGAGATATTCCGGGCTCTCCTTGAGCACCCCTTCACTCTCCCGAACTTTGACGATAATG ACACGGATAAAGAGAAGTTGGATCTGGAAGGCTGTGCCGACCTGGCCGGAGGGGGAAGCGACATGGGGCCTTCGGCCGCGCTGACCCCTGCTATCTGGGATAAAACCATTCCCTACGACGGCGAGAGCTTCCACCTGGAGTACATGGACCTGGAGGAATTCCTCATGGAGAACGGCATCCCGACGTCGCCCGACAGCGCCACTTTAAAGGGAGAACCAGAAGTGAGCGTGGCTGCAACTGAGAAAGTAAAGAGCAAGCCTGTGACCCTGCTGCCCATTACGGAGCTGGACAGGTGCGAGGAGGAAGTGGTGATCATCACAAAGAGTGATTCGGACATTACCTGCGACGTCAGCACAG AGGTGACCACCTCGCAGGACAGGGCGACTCCGGAGCCCATCGACCCAGAAGAAATCGAAGTGAACGTCAACTACGAGCCGGACCCCACAGACCTGGTCCTGTCGAGCGTTCCCGGAGGTGAACTGTTCGACCCGCGCAAACACAAGTTCAGTGAGGAGGAACTCAAGCCGCAGCCCATGATCAAAAAGGCCAAGAAGGTGTTTGTCCCTGAAGAACAGAAG GACGAGAAGTACtggcagaggaggaagaagaacaaCATGGCCGCCAAACGTTCGCGAGACGCCCGCAGACTGAAGGAGAACCAGATCACGGTCCGAGCGGCGTTCCTGGAGCGCGAGAACGCGGCGCTGCGGCAGGAGGTGGCCGAGCTGCGGAAGGACTGCAGCCGATACAAGAACGTCGTGGGTCGCTACGAATCCAAATACGGAGCAAT TGCACCACCAGATGACGAGTAG